One part of the Streptomyces sp. NBC_00286 genome encodes these proteins:
- a CDS encoding aminoglycoside phosphotransferase family protein: MSSEEVMQDGAHRRVVRIGDTVRRPVQPWTPTIHALLRHLEKVGFAYAPRPLGIDDEGREVLTYIEGESGSLGWAKVVDDQGLSNFARLLRDYHAACESFSPPPGANWSTDADGREAGSPDDEVVCHGDFGPWNVVWQGNQPAGIIDWDFARPAPRLHDVAYALEYVAPFRDDAECLRWLRYPAPPDRRLRLEHFCSAYGLDSTAGIVDAVIARQQDNADLVRRLAEQGHEPQATWAADGFLAALDRRIDWSKTHRQLLE, encoded by the coding sequence GTGTCGAGCGAGGAAGTGATGCAGGACGGTGCCCATCGCCGGGTGGTTCGGATCGGCGACACTGTCCGCAGGCCGGTCCAGCCGTGGACGCCCACCATCCACGCGTTGCTGCGACACCTGGAGAAGGTCGGCTTCGCCTACGCGCCCCGACCGCTGGGCATTGATGACGAGGGCCGTGAGGTCCTTACGTACATCGAGGGTGAGTCCGGCTCGTTGGGCTGGGCCAAGGTCGTGGACGACCAGGGCCTGAGCAACTTTGCCCGACTGCTGCGCGATTATCACGCTGCCTGCGAGAGCTTTTCACCTCCACCGGGTGCGAACTGGTCCACGGATGCAGACGGCAGGGAGGCAGGCAGTCCTGACGACGAGGTTGTCTGCCATGGGGACTTCGGCCCCTGGAACGTCGTCTGGCAGGGTAACCAGCCGGCGGGAATCATCGACTGGGACTTCGCTCGCCCGGCACCACGCCTGCACGACGTGGCCTACGCGCTCGAGTACGTCGCCCCGTTCCGCGACGACGCCGAGTGCCTGCGCTGGCTGCGCTACCCGGCGCCGCCCGACCGCCGTCTGCGGCTGGAGCACTTCTGCAGCGCGTACGGCCTCGACTCAACCGCGGGGATCGTCGACGCCGTCATTGCCAGACAGCAGGACAACGCCGACCTCGTGCGCCGACTGGCCGAGCAAGGGCACGAGCCCCAGGCCACCTGGGCCGCCGACGGGTTCCTGGCCGCACTTGACCGCAGGATCGACTGGAGCAAGACGCACCGACAGTTGCTCGAGTAG
- a CDS encoding GNAT family N-acetyltransferase — MPELRTERLLLRRWRESDLEPWAAMNADPEVREHLGELLTREQSDAAVAVMQAEFDERGFGWWALEARETGEFIGRVGLDEVDEDMPFTGVDIGWRLMRSAWGHGYATEAALVCLAFGFETLGLPELVASTTAKNLRSQAVMRRIGMNRDPADDFEDPSVTEGPLRRCVLYRIPRREAHGLHHERWVT, encoded by the coding sequence ATGCCAGAGCTGCGTACCGAACGTCTCCTGCTCCGCCGGTGGCGGGAGTCCGACCTCGAGCCGTGGGCGGCGATGAACGCCGATCCCGAAGTCCGGGAGCACCTGGGTGAACTGCTGACGCGGGAGCAAAGCGACGCCGCGGTGGCAGTCATGCAGGCCGAGTTCGACGAGCGCGGGTTTGGGTGGTGGGCGCTCGAAGCACGGGAGACCGGTGAGTTCATCGGCCGCGTCGGCTTGGACGAGGTGGACGAGGACATGCCGTTCACGGGGGTGGATATCGGGTGGCGGTTGATGCGTTCGGCGTGGGGGCACGGTTACGCCACCGAGGCCGCCCTTGTGTGCCTGGCCTTCGGCTTCGAGACCCTCGGGCTGCCGGAGCTCGTTGCATCAACGACCGCCAAGAACCTTCGTTCCCAGGCAGTGATGCGCCGGATCGGCATGAACCGGGACCCGGCCGACGATTTCGAGGATCCGAGCGTGACCGAAGGGCCGCTTCGCCGCTGTGTGCTGTACCGGATTCCTCGCAGGGAAGCCCACGGACTACACCACGAGCGCTGGGTAACGTGA
- a CDS encoding SDR family oxidoreductase has product MTILIIGGSGFLGTELVRQAAAAGHVTAATFATRPGSAQEVTWHALDLRDPKRVEAVVAEVGPRLVVNATSGQSDWAVTAEGPVRLAMAAAKYGCRLVHVSSDAVFSGARVHYDESCLPDPVTPYGAAKAAAETGIHLAHPDAVIARTSLIIGDRRSAHVRAVHDLAAGTRNGVLFTDDVRCPVHVADLAAALLELASAEANGVHHLAGADAVSRYELGILIAKRDGLDTSRLPAGLRANSALPGALDVRLDSRATQRKLHTTLRGARQFLALDA; this is encoded by the coding sequence ATGACGATCCTGATCATCGGCGGTAGCGGGTTCCTTGGCACTGAGCTGGTGCGCCAGGCAGCAGCAGCCGGGCATGTAACGGCCGCGACCTTCGCGACCAGGCCCGGTAGTGCTCAGGAGGTCACGTGGCATGCCCTCGACCTGCGGGACCCCAAGCGCGTCGAAGCAGTCGTGGCTGAGGTCGGCCCGCGCCTCGTCGTCAACGCAACCAGCGGCCAATCCGACTGGGCAGTCACGGCCGAAGGCCCTGTCCGCCTGGCGATGGCTGCGGCGAAGTACGGCTGCCGCCTGGTCCACGTATCCAGTGACGCGGTGTTCTCTGGCGCCCGCGTCCACTACGACGAATCCTGCCTCCCCGACCCCGTAACCCCCTACGGCGCGGCGAAGGCCGCAGCGGAGACAGGGATTCACCTCGCGCACCCGGATGCCGTGATCGCTCGTACCTCGCTGATCATCGGTGACCGTCGGTCTGCGCACGTACGCGCGGTGCATGACCTCGCGGCCGGTACTCGAAATGGCGTGCTGTTCACCGACGACGTTCGCTGCCCCGTGCATGTCGCCGACCTGGCCGCCGCCCTTCTGGAACTCGCATCCGCCGAGGCGAACGGCGTTCACCATCTGGCAGGAGCTGACGCGGTGAGCCGTTACGAACTCGGCATCCTCATCGCCAAGCGTGACGGGCTAGACACCTCCCGACTGCCTGCGGGTCTGCGGGCCAATAGCGCACTCCCCGGGGCACTAGATGTCCGCCTTGACAGTCGCGCCACTCAGCGCAAGCTGCACACCACGTTGCGCGGTGCCCGCCAGTTCCTCGCCCTGGATGCTTAA
- a CDS encoding NAD(P)H-binding protein yields MTATAPTTLVLAGTGKTGRRVVSGLEARDVPVRVGSRRADPPFDWQDDTTWEPALRGMDAAYVAFYPDAAFPGSARTVGSFANLAVARGVRRLVLLADRGADEAERCEQAVRDSGAEWTIVRAGFITQNFSEAFLVELVRAGVVALPAGDVAEPFTDAQDIADVAVAAMTENGHTGRIHEVTGPRLLTFADAVAEIASATRREIRYLPVTPDQFISSLTERGVPPEYATQLANLMTEVFDGRRAQVTDTVERILGRPPRDFAEYAHETAATGVWDAHAAPSGEA; encoded by the coding sequence ATGACAGCGACAGCGCCAACAACGTTGGTCCTCGCGGGGACAGGCAAGACCGGACGCCGCGTCGTGTCCGGACTCGAAGCGCGTGACGTGCCGGTACGGGTCGGCTCACGACGCGCCGATCCGCCTTTCGACTGGCAGGACGACACCACATGGGAACCCGCGCTACGAGGCATGGACGCGGCTTATGTCGCCTTCTACCCTGACGCGGCGTTCCCCGGCTCGGCCAGAACCGTGGGCTCCTTCGCGAACCTCGCAGTTGCCCGCGGCGTCCGGCGCCTCGTCCTGCTTGCCGACCGCGGTGCCGACGAGGCCGAGCGGTGCGAACAGGCGGTGCGGGACTCGGGTGCGGAGTGGACCATCGTGCGGGCGGGTTTCATCACGCAGAACTTCAGCGAGGCCTTCCTCGTAGAACTGGTCCGGGCCGGCGTGGTCGCCCTTCCGGCCGGCGACGTGGCGGAACCGTTCACCGACGCGCAGGACATCGCGGATGTCGCCGTCGCGGCCATGACCGAGAACGGCCATACCGGCCGGATCCACGAAGTGACCGGCCCACGACTGCTCACCTTCGCCGATGCCGTCGCCGAGATAGCGAGCGCGACCCGCAGGGAGATCCGCTATCTGCCGGTCACGCCCGACCAGTTCATCTCATCCCTGACCGAACGAGGCGTGCCGCCCGAGTACGCAACGCAACTGGCCAACCTGATGACCGAGGTCTTCGACGGCCGCAGGGCCCAGGTGACCGACACCGTCGAGCGCATTCTCGGCCGCCCTCCACGCGACTTCGCGGAGTACGCACACGAGACAGCCGCAACTGGCGTCTGGGATGCCCATGCCGCGCCCTCTGGCGAAGCCTGA